The genomic region CACAAGTCAGCACACCATTCCCAAACATTCCCATGCATATCGTATAATCCAAATGCATTGGGTGGAAAACTACCCACATCTGTTGATTGACGATGATAAATACTTTTTGGCGCATCCGCATAGGTGAAACTGCCGTTAAAATTCGCTAATTCTGGGGTAATCGTTTCACCGAAATAAAAAGGTGTTGTTGTGCCAGCCCGACAAGCATATTCCCATTCTGCCTCACTGGGTAAGCGATACATTCGTCCCGTTTTCTGGGATAATCTGGCACAGAATTCTACTGCATCATTCCAATAAATTTGCTCAACCGGTCGATTTTTTCCTTTCAAACTGGATGGATTAGGATTGAGCGATTGATTCACTTCGGGTAACGTGGTAACAAATTGCCATTGGGCTTGAGTGATGGGATACTTACCCAGATAAAATGATGACAACTTAACGGAATGTTGGAAATTTTCCGTATCTCGACGCTCTGCTTCTGTCTCTGGAGAACCCATCAGGAATTCACCCCCTGGAATCGCAATCATTTCTAGACTAATCTCATCATCTAACGCTTCAACAAAATACTGGGCATCCTGGTAACAACGATTAATTATTTCTCCTTTCGCATCTACGGTAATCACCTCAAACTCAAACACCGATAATTGAGGAGACGATAGCAGCATCAGCCATTCCTGCACCGTTTGCGGACGATTTTGCGGTTCAAGTTCCATCCCTTTCAGAATTGCATTGTTGACGCGATCGCTAATTTGAGGATTATGATGTTTCGGTGGTACTAAGGGAATATTTCCTTGTTGGCGAATCGTCGCCGAATAAGGCAACTCTCCAGTCAGGACAAAATAGAGAGTAGCCGCCAAAGCATAAACATCCGTATACGCGCCAAAATTCCCCCGTCGTTCATACTGTTCAATCGGGGCAAAACATTCAGTTCCCCAATTCGTTAGACTTTGTTCTTCACCCGGAATAAACTCACGGGCAAGACCAAAATCAATTAAAACCACTGATAAACTATCCTGACGCAGTAAAATATTTTTAGGTTTAATATCTCGATGTAAAAATCCTTGCTGATGCACATAAATCAGGGCTTCTCCCACCTGCTTAATGATCTCTAAAGCTTCCGCTTCTGATAACCGCCCCTGACTCTGACAATAGGAGGCTAAATCTTGCCCCTCAACATAGTCCATCACCATGCACCATACGCCATCCTCTTGAAACAATTGAGGATAAACCTCAACAATGTGGGGATGGTGACATCGGGCTAAACAGAGAGCCTCATTCAAAAACTTTTCCTGGATTTGGCTAAAATTAGGCTTAAACTGCTGGTAAAGATTCAACGTTTTTATCGCGACTAATTTTCCGGATACTGACTCTTTTGCCCGATAAGTTACACCAAAACCACCACAGCCCAACAGTTGCTCAATACTATATTTACCCCCTTTAAGCAGTTGTCCCGATTTCCACTGACTCATAAACTTATCTTCACCCCAATATGAGTATTCCACCGGACAAGAAATCCAACAAACCTTTCACCCCCATCAGCCAACCCCCTCTGCGTACCTCTGCGTTCCCCTCTGCGTACCTCTGCGTTAAAAAAACATAACTTGTATCAAACCCACTTAATTAAAAATCCACCTAATAACTTATAATTCACCTTCCAAAGCCCGTTTAAAACTAGCAGCACTCTTAAAATAGATCCGAGGGTGATCAGTAAGCGCCAAATCAATCACCTCCGCTAGTCCCTTGGGAATTTCAGCATCTCGTTGGCGAATAGGTATAGGCTTAGTTTGCAAGACAACCCAGAATGGGTCTTGATTGCCAAAATCACGAGGTAATCTACCCGTTAACATATAGTACAAACACGCCGCTATTGCCCAAACATCAACATCGGGTTTACTATATTTAAAATCAAGAACTTGTTGTCGAGGCATAAAAGCCGGACTCCCCGCATATTGACCACTGCGAGACAACCCACTCAATCCTGCCAAATCAAACGCCTTAGCCAATCCATAATCAGCAACTTTGGCAAGACGCCCTAATCCCAGATTGGCAAGAAAGATATTTCGCGGTTTCAGATCCCGGTGTATTAATCCCTGCACTTTAATGTTACTATTATCAGGACTCTGGATAGTGTGGGCATAGTCTAACCCATCCAAGACTTGCAGTGTAATCGACATCGCTTCATTGACCGACAATTTGCCGCCGCGTTGCTGCATTAAATCCAGAACACTGCCACCATTACAATAATCCATGGTAAAAAAAAAGGAATCCTGGTCGTAACCAAGTTCCCGGAGTTTAACGATATTAGGGTGTTGTAAGGCTTTGGTTTTGTCAACCTCCATCAGGAATTGCCTGATCGCATCACTGGGACGCCTGTTGTGCGATCGCATGATTTTGAGGGCGACTAATTCCTCAGTTCGGTCATGATGGGCTAAATAGACGGTTCCTAATCCCCCTTGACCTAATCGTTTCAGCGTTGTGTAGCCACGAATCTTAGGTAGATAAGAGTCACACCCTAGAGTCGTTGAAGCGCTTTTTAACCCACTTTCACGGGGTAAGAGAGGTTTCTCACTGGGATCAACACCAATTGTCTGTGATTCAGAGGAGTTCACGTCACTGTGGTTTACCCCTTCAATTTTGACGCGCAGTCGGGTATGGCGAAGCTTGATTTCGTCGCCATTCTTTAAGTCGTACTCTGGAAACTGTATCCTAGCCCCTTCGGTTGGCGTTTGATATCGATGGCGTTTGCCAATAATTTTACCATTAACATAAGTGCCGTGGAGACTACCGAAGTCACGAATACGGATATCAGGAGGATTGATATCCAGCAAACAGTGATAGCGCGAGATAGTCTTGTGATACCGATCATTAGGGAGTCGGGGATTGCAATCTTTGGCGCGACCTAGAATACAAGTCGTGCGATCGCAAAATTCAAAGTTCTCACCTTTGAGACTTCCTGTGATGACTGTAAGGATAACTTTGGCAGACATCTGGGATCATTTATTGAGGAGTCAGGGTTCAGTTAGGAAAAAATGGTTTCTCCTGATCTATTGTTTCCTATTTGCCCTAGTAACCGCCACCTTTACGCTTAGTTCCCGATTCCCCGTTCCTGGTTCCCTGTTCCCTTCAAGCCAATGAAGACGATCCCAAGTCGGGGGGAATATCCTGAAGGCGTCCTTGTCCCACGGCTTGAATGGCTTCTTTGAGGGAAACATCGCCCGTATACAGGGCGCGACCCACGATCGCACCAATCACGCCTAGGGGTTCCAACGCCAGTAAACTTAATAAGTCTGTAATCGAACTGACACCCCCAGACGCAATCACCGGAATCGAGACATGGCTGGCTAATTCTCGCAAGGCGTCGCGATTGGGTCCAGTGAGTGTACCATCCCGGTGAATGTCTGTATAAATAATTGCCGATACACCCAAATTAGCCATTTGCTGTGCCAATTGAGTGGCGGTAATTTCTGAGGTTTCCAACCATCCCCGTGTGGCTACCTGACCATTTCGCGCATCGATACCAACAATAATGCGATCGGGAAATTCAGAACACAGGTGTTCGACTAAGGGATGATCTTCAACCGCCGCTGTTCCCAGAATCGCATACTGAACCCCAACAGAAAGCAGTTGACTAACTCCTTCCTTGTCGCGCAATCCGCCCCCAACTTCTACGGGAACCGATACCGCTTGGACAATGGCTTCGATGGTCTTGGTATTAACAGGGTGTCCCGCTTTCGCCCCATCTAGATCCACCAGATGTAACCGACTCGCCCCTTGGTCTACCCATTGTTTCGCCACCTCCACCGGGTTTTCACTATAAACTTGCGATCGCGCGTAGTCGCCTTGGTATAACCGTACACAGCGACCGTCGAGTAAATCAATAGCTGGAATAACGTTCATATTCGTCATTTGTCATTTGTCATTTGTCATTTGTAGAAAAACAGGGTATCAAAACCATGTCCTTGAGTGCAGCGAAGGTTCAGTCGGGGCGGGTTTAGTTACATTTGGATGAACCCAAAACGATAATAGTGAAACCCGCCCCTACATTCGGAAAAACTATTCCCCCGGAGGTTGTAATTCTTCGAGAATTTTGAACCGGACATGATTAATCGCTAGATCCCCAATCGAAACCTCTTCCTTGTTAACTGGAACACCTTTACTGGTCAGGGTTTCAAATGTAATTCCTTTACCAATTTCTACATGATACCAAGCCAATCCCATAAAAAATCGAGTCGGATAAGGTCCACCTTCGCGGGTGTCATCTGGATTAGATTCCATGGGAACCCAACCAAATCCTGGTAAGTAAAATTCCATCCAAACATGATTAAAATCAGGTTGTAAGGGAATGTCTCGTTGATCGGGATGGGCGGGACATTTGTAACGACCAACGGTACGACAGGCAATTCCACTGAGACGGGATAGGGCTAATAAGACGCCGAGATACTCCCCACAGGAACCAATTCCTCGCGCTAACACCACATCGGGGGTATCGATATGGGGCTTGATTCCGTAAGCGAGTTGGTCATAGACGTAATTGCGAATACTATACATTTGTCGCAATAAATTTGTTTCTCGACCCGCAGCGTCAAGGGCGGCGCGGCGGATGATTTCGGTATCCATGGCTAACTCGTCATCATCTACCAAATAGCGGGATTTGTATTCAAGTGGCAATTCTGGCGTATTTTCTAAATCTCTGGGCGTAATCCGATATTTGATACTCCAGACTTCTAGAAGCGCCTTCCAGCCAAATAAATGACGTTCTCCGGGGGCGAGGTGATCAAATTTAAACACCGCTACCCGCTGATTGCCTTGGATTTCTTCGGTGAAGGGAATCCCAACGGCTTCAATGGCGCGGATTTTTTGGCGTGGGGTTTCTGAGGGTAAGGCGATGCGCCATTCTACGTCCTGAATGGCTACGTCGTCTAGGGGGGACAGTTCCTCCACATAAGACATTTCAATTAAATAGCCATTAGAGAGAGCATAGCGTTCCTCGGCATTGTAGTGAAAAGACAGGGGATGAATAAACGTGCGATCGCGATACTGTAGTTCGTGGTTGGGTTGAGCGTTAGGATTATCGCGGATGTAGGGTTCTTCGCTTGCATAGGCGACATAGAGAATCTCCTGATTTGTTTGCGGGTTTCGGTAGAAGGTTAAACCCGTGGGATTCTCAAAAGGAGTCAAGACGCTGAAGATAATGTTTCCGGTGGCGCGATCGAGACAATACACAGTCTGTTCTTCCTGATCCGAGAGCCAAAGTTCCTCATCCCGCACCGTAATGTTCTCCATGCCAATTCCTGGGGCATATAAGCGGGTAATCTCCTGCCCGGTATCCCGACTGTAAATCAGAATATACCCCATTTTTTGACAGGTGATATAGACCGTCGAGTCCTTGAGTGCAACACCATTGGCGGTGTAGGGTAATGTCAGGAAATGCTGAAGCTGAAGATCGCCGTTGAGTTGGCAATAGTATACACTTTCTTTCCGCGTCAACCACAGCGTATCCCCCACGACGGCTAAACCCGTCGCATCGGTAAAATCGAGATCCGGCGAGGAATTCAAAATTTTGGTATCGTCAGTTTGGGGGTTGATTTGCAACAGATAGCCACTCGTGGCATCGATGGCAATCAATTTTTCTCCCCAAAAAGCAATACCCTGTAGGGCAGCCGCCCCAATCGGTCGAATGGTGTGGAACGATTTCAATTTAGGTGACACAGAGGAATCAGGATTAGGAATCATGATCAGTCTATATCAAGATTTAGATTTCAGCGTCGCCATCTATACTCAGGTGGTGTCAATACCCTTCTCATTTAGGCGGATGATCCGGGTGTGCATCTGCAATATTTTAAATGTGCGATCGCACTTTTGAACATTGGTTGTTCTTGGGTAGCCGTTTTCATTCAATAATTTTATTGACAAAAACAGTTTTGTATGTATTTATTATGAAACTCATCCGTTTTTTTCCACACAAACTAGCCATAACCGCTTTAGTAACATTGCTTTTAATCGTGGGGTTGAGCCTGAAAGAGCCAGTTCGGGTACAAGCGCAGTTAAGCAATGCCTCGATCAGTTCTCAGTTACCCGATCAATGGGAATCCGCGCCACTGCCTAATTCTGGTGATTCAGGTCTACAAGATAGCAGCAATTTACCGTTTGCGGGTTGCCTCAGCAGTTATCCCATTGCCTTAGTCCCGGCGTCTGGTATGGGACAAACACTGGCGGAGTATCCCACCATCTTTTGGTATCTACCCCGGACAAGGGCTTGGGGCATGGAGTTTAAGTTAACAGATCGTGATAGTCAGGAAATTTACTCGACCAAGTATGCCTTTGCCCGTGGCACCTCAAACGATTATCAGGGACAAGATGACCAATTGGTTGTTGGCACGCCCGGTATACTCAGTTTAACCATACCGAGATTAACGGGTAGCTCTCTGCCACTGAAAGAGGATCAGAAGTATGACTGGACTGTAAAAATAATCTGTAACCCCAATGATCCATCCGGTGATGTTTATCTGGCAGGCACAATCCGGCGAGTGTCAATTGACCCTACTCTAAGCCGTCGCCTACAGCAAGCACCACCTGAGGAGCGTGTGGTACTTTACGCAAAGGAACGACTGTGGTATGAAGCATTAGGGACGTTGGTGAAACTCCAGCGCGATCGCCCGAATGATCCGGCTGTGATTGCGGCTTGGGACAAACTACTAAAGTCTGTCGGGTTAGATATAATTCTACTCGGCTAAGCACTAATTTCTGTTCCCCCTGCTTCTAGTGCAAGAAGGCAGAAATAACGAAACAGTAAACATCTCCCCCGCTTCCCCGCTCCTCCGCTTGGACAAAGCTGCTCAAGTATTTCCAAGGGCGCTGCACTAGGCGAACCATAGCAAGTCTGGAACATTGGATGCCCAGTTTCTCTAGTCCTTACCGCCTTGGAGGACAAGGGCAATTACCCATCTCACAGGAATTCATGTATTTCACTCAAGTGAGAATAGCTATATCTTTACAAAAGATTTAAATTTTCAGGCGATAGAAGCATGGAAATCAGGAATTGGCTTTAAGAGTGATGAAGATTTAGATAAGAGTGGAAACAACGTTCCGGGATTACCCATGTCTAACGTTAAAATATTAACAACTTAAGACAATGGTACTGATATAACCAGGGGTCGTAGTCAGACCAAAAGTGGGCTAGCATGATTTGCAGCGTTTACGACAAACTCTTAATTCAGCAACATTTCCCTTAAGGTAGATGCTTGCCTGAGCCAAAAAGGTGATTATGTCTGACAGAAACTAACCTGGGTCTGGAACCTTGGCTTCTGCTCTAACATCTATATACTAAAGACTCGGTTCTACGAGCATATATCTGAATTATGGCTTGTTTCACCCGCTTATCACACCTAACATTCTTAACAATAGCTTTGATGCTAGGACTAGCCACCAAGCTAGTCGCTCAAGTGCCAACCCCGGTTAGGACTACCTCTCTGGGTGCTGAACTACCGACTCAGTGGGAATTCAAAACTCCAGAAGGTTCAACGCAAAAGCCGATTCCCGCGAATCGAGAAGCTGGTGGAACGCGGGGTCCAGAGAATTGTACACCGAATAATCAATCACTAATTGCCCTAGTTCCAGAATCATTGATCGGCAAAACCCTACAGGAATATCCCAAATTCTTCTGGTATATGCCATCAACAACAGCATCGGCAGTCGAGTTTGTACTGAACAATGTTAATGATGAAGAAATTTACCGGGTTCATTATTCCTTGGATCAGTCGGCGACAGGGGAAACACAGATGCCGAGAATTATGAGTCTAGCGATTCCTCCCTCTGCTAATCTTGCTCCCCTGAAAGCGAATCAGCTCTATTACTGGCGATTAGCATTGATTTGCGATCCCCTGGATCGTTCAGCAGATATGGTTGTGGGTGGTGGGATTAAGCGAGTGGAACCGAGTCTAACGCTAAAAATGCGGACTC from Coleofasciculus chthonoplastes PCC 7420 harbors:
- a CDS encoding bifunctional serine/threonine-protein kinase/formylglycine-generating enzyme family protein; this encodes MSQWKSGQLLKGGKYSIEQLLGCGGFGVTYRAKESVSGKLVAIKTLNLYQQFKPNFSQIQEKFLNEALCLARCHHPHIVEVYPQLFQEDGVWCMVMDYVEGQDLASYCQSQGRLSEAEALEIIKQVGEALIYVHQQGFLHRDIKPKNILLRQDSLSVVLIDFGLAREFIPGEEQSLTNWGTECFAPIEQYERRGNFGAYTDVYALAATLYFVLTGELPYSATIRQQGNIPLVPPKHHNPQISDRVNNAILKGMELEPQNRPQTVQEWLMLLSSPQLSVFEFEVITVDAKGEIINRCYQDAQYFVEALDDEISLEMIAIPGGEFLMGSPETEAERRDTENFQHSVKLSSFYLGKYPITQAQWQFVTTLPEVNQSLNPNPSSLKGKNRPVEQIYWNDAVEFCARLSQKTGRMYRLPSEAEWEYACRAGTTTPFYFGETITPELANFNGSFTYADAPKSIYHRQSTDVGSFPPNAFGLYDMHGNVWEWCADLWHSNYRGAPSDGRVWNSAENNQFGFMSRFRVLRGGSWVSRPKQCRCASRLNGNLDDWSLFNFGLRVVC
- a CDS encoding protein kinase domain-containing protein, which gives rise to MSAKVILTVITGSLKGENFEFCDRTTCILGRAKDCNPRLPNDRYHKTISRYHCLLDINPPDIRIRDFGSLHGTYVNGKIIGKRHRYQTPTEGARIQFPEYDLKNGDEIKLRHTRLRVKIEGVNHSDVNSSESQTIGVDPSEKPLLPRESGLKSASTTLGCDSYLPKIRGYTTLKRLGQGGLGTVYLAHHDRTEELVALKIMRSHNRRPSDAIRQFLMEVDKTKALQHPNIVKLRELGYDQDSFFFTMDYCNGGSVLDLMQQRGGKLSVNEAMSITLQVLDGLDYAHTIQSPDNSNIKVQGLIHRDLKPRNIFLANLGLGRLAKVADYGLAKAFDLAGLSGLSRSGQYAGSPAFMPRQQVLDFKYSKPDVDVWAIAACLYYMLTGRLPRDFGNQDPFWVVLQTKPIPIRQRDAEIPKGLAEVIDLALTDHPRIYFKSAASFKRALEGEL
- the hisA gene encoding 1-(5-phosphoribosyl)-5-[(5-phosphoribosylamino)methylideneamino]imidazole-4-carboxamide isomerase: MNVIPAIDLLDGRCVRLYQGDYARSQVYSENPVEVAKQWVDQGASRLHLVDLDGAKAGHPVNTKTIEAIVQAVSVPVEVGGGLRDKEGVSQLLSVGVQYAILGTAAVEDHPLVEHLCSEFPDRIIVGIDARNGQVATRGWLETSEITATQLAQQMANLGVSAIIYTDIHRDGTLTGPNRDALRELASHVSIPVIASGGVSSITDLLSLLALEPLGVIGAIVGRALYTGDVSLKEAIQAVGQGRLQDIPPDLGSSSLA
- a CDS encoding transglutaminase-like domain-containing protein; amino-acid sequence: MIPNPDSSVSPKLKSFHTIRPIGAAALQGIAFWGEKLIAIDATSGYLLQINPQTDDTKILNSSPDLDFTDATGLAVVGDTLWLTRKESVYYCQLNGDLQLQHFLTLPYTANGVALKDSTVYITCQKMGYILIYSRDTGQEITRLYAPGIGMENITVRDEELWLSDQEEQTVYCLDRATGNIIFSVLTPFENPTGLTFYRNPQTNQEILYVAYASEEPYIRDNPNAQPNHELQYRDRTFIHPLSFHYNAEERYALSNGYLIEMSYVEELSPLDDVAIQDVEWRIALPSETPRQKIRAIEAVGIPFTEEIQGNQRVAVFKFDHLAPGERHLFGWKALLEVWSIKYRITPRDLENTPELPLEYKSRYLVDDDELAMDTEIIRRAALDAAGRETNLLRQMYSIRNYVYDQLAYGIKPHIDTPDVVLARGIGSCGEYLGVLLALSRLSGIACRTVGRYKCPAHPDQRDIPLQPDFNHVWMEFYLPGFGWVPMESNPDDTREGGPYPTRFFMGLAWYHVEIGKGITFETLTSKGVPVNKEEVSIGDLAINHVRFKILEELQPPGE
- a CDS encoding DUF928 domain-containing protein, translated to MKLIRFFPHKLAITALVTLLLIVGLSLKEPVRVQAQLSNASISSQLPDQWESAPLPNSGDSGLQDSSNLPFAGCLSSYPIALVPASGMGQTLAEYPTIFWYLPRTRAWGMEFKLTDRDSQEIYSTKYAFARGTSNDYQGQDDQLVVGTPGILSLTIPRLTGSSLPLKEDQKYDWTVKIICNPNDPSGDVYLAGTIRRVSIDPTLSRRLQQAPPEERVVLYAKERLWYEALGTLVKLQRDRPNDPAVIAAWDKLLKSVGLDIILLG
- a CDS encoding DUF928 domain-containing protein translates to MLGLATKLVAQVPTPVRTTSLGAELPTQWEFKTPEGSTQKPIPANREAGGTRGPENCTPNNQSLIALVPESLIGKTLQEYPKFFWYMPSTTASAVEFVLNNVNDEEIYRVHYSLDQSATGETQMPRIMSLAIPPSANLAPLKANQLYYWRLALICDPLDRSADMVVGGGIKRVEPSLTLKMRTQQATPQERVALYAQELLWYDTLDTLVELHQDFPNDRNVQTAWNKLLHSVGLQSLSEQLNPDRSATLRESLSNSGASSVE